In Astyanax mexicanus isolate ESR-SI-001 chromosome 17, AstMex3_surface, whole genome shotgun sequence, a single window of DNA contains:
- the si:ch1073-398f15.1 gene encoding cardiomyopathy-associated protein 5 — MDIMEKMDLDNQMTILEDAVMEEGAQNVEDEVEDLSNSLREIVHDVAVKPKLHCLMMDPAFSMVTVQSEDSGIVWETSSSRCSTPWASDLNSAATEPCYSLLPKPPAAPAGPEAAGKIIFIMDEDHLIRRKKRKRSKAEKKAETMGEGLGEPERPAMVEVSLPNMKMEEEPEVVEQKDPKEEGNQRLFRLVSEGSEILNIIAPPKIFTVDEEESKGLEDNLSYLEETPVVKAQDIVEEPEETPKEDIQAMLQAVPEPVLVSPIKPPRKGATSEDYFEKFTLLDHQTPAGGAPTLEASDEPEVSTEQEAEDKVSKDKTLNAKPEVEIASDSASVSGLEIASEHVDEVFYGGGSDPDKQILPRNGANRGDLPTSPLKESGSALFGSQETILTPVYLPEGPAKIIDLNLLEEPKALAFMYTDLYADAIGTRIKQEDTESVTSEKSFHSQESDIEDRGYLEKFVLKDETPLAGAVQLTGDRTVERVKMFSEDAFGIAQHERYQSGPQVEEEITDFFRDSASSSPCEHLQVEKLEPEETMEVKKTRRVAFQDESTKNGKRMTQAGNDVFLPSEDDIEIAEAFLPLDISTESSSGDASWVTVDRKSAAAEFAAQTVSGKTKKTEKTKRPKAPTGTLSIKSPQTVKPITPPHKPFLDLTPLLPAEVEEEAEGHGEMKVKQEQKSGASDVCSSTPKAAEPTGEAGLDYELITKQEASEYATPQKDSEGFTMVEYPPSQTDNQYDAVEADYEIVDAPIS, encoded by the exons ATGGATATAATGGAGAAAATGGATCTGGATAATCAGATGACTATACTGGAGGATGCAGTGATGGAGGAAGGAGCTCAGAATGTAGAGGATGAGGTTGAAGATTTGAGTAACAG TTTGAGAGAGATCGTCCATGACGTGGCAGTGAAGCCCAAACTACACTGTCTGATGATGGACCCAGCCTTCTCCATGGTCACAGTGCAGAGCGAGGACAGCGGGATTGTCTGGGAGACGTCGTCCAGTCGCTGCTCCACCCCCTGGGCTTCAGACTTAAATTCTGCTGCTACAGAACCCTGCTATAGTCTGCTTCCAAAACCTCCTGCAGCTCCAGCAGGTCCAGAAGCAGCCGGTAAAATCATCTTTATAATGGATGAGGACCACTTGatcaggaggaagaagaggaagaggagtaaAGCTGAGAAGAAAGCGGAGACAATGGGAGAAGGACTGGGGGAACCTGAAAGGCCAGCCATGGTGGAGGTATCTCTTCCTAACATGAAAATGGAGGAAGAACCAGAGGTAGTTGAGCAGAAAGACCCAAAAGAGGAGGGCAACCAGCGACTCTTCCGCCTGGTCTCTGAGGGATCCGAGATTTTGAACATCATTGCGCCACCAAAGATATTCACCGTGGATGAGGAGGAAAGCAAAGGGCTGGAGGATAACCTGTCCTACCTGGAAGAAACTCCTGTCGTCAAAGCCCAAGACATCGTCGAAGAACCTGAGGAAACACCAAAAGAGGACATTCAAGCCATGCTCCAGGCAGTTCCCGAACCAGTCCTGGTTTCACCAATCAAGCCTCCGCGAAAAGGAGCCACTAGCGAAGACTACTTTGAGAAGTTCACACTGCTGGACCATCAGACACCAGCAGGAGGAGCTCCTACATTGGAGGCTTCCGATGAGCCTGAGGTCTCGACAGAGCAGGAAGCAGAAGATAAAGTAAGTAAAGACAAGACTCTCAATGCAAAACCAGAAGTGGAAATTGCAAGCGATTCAGCATCAGTCAGTGGCCTGGAGATTGCTAGTGAACATGTGGACGAGGTGTTTTATGGTGGTGGAAGCGATCCAGACAAACAAATCCTACCAAGGAATGGAGCAAACCGAGGAGATCTGCCCACGTCACCTTTGAAGGAAAGCGGATCCGCCTTGTTCGGTAGCCAGGAGACGATACTTACCCCAGTTTACCTCCCTGAGGGACCTGCAAAAATTATAGATCTGAACCTGCTGGAGGAGCCAAAAGCCTTGGCCTTCATGTACACAGATCTGTATGCGGATGCCATAGGAACCAGGATAAAGCAAGAGGACACGGAGAGCGTGACCTCGGAGAAGTCCTTTCACAGTCAGGAGTCCGACATAGAAGACAGAGGCTACCTGGAGAAGTTTGTACTCAAAGACGAAACTCCATTAGCAGGGGCAGTTCAATTGACCGGTGACCGTACGGTGGAGAGGGTGAAGATGTTTTCTGAGGACGCTTTTGGCATTGCACAGCATGAAAGGTACCAGTCTGGACCACAGGTTGAAGAGGAAATCACTGATTTCTTTAGGGACAGTGCAAGCTCATCCCCTTGTGAACATCTTCAGGTAGAAAAGCTAGAACCTGAGGAAACGATGGAAGTGAAAAAGACTCGGCGTGTGGCTTTTCAGGATGAATCCACAAAGAACGGCAAAAGGATGACACAGGCAGGAAATGACGTTTTCCTGCCGTCAGAAGATGATATAGAAATTGCAGAGGCTTTTTTACCACTTGACATAAGCACAGAGTCTTCCTCAGGGGACGCAAGCTGGGTAACTGTAGACAGAAAATCAGCAGCTGCTGAATTCGCTGCCCAAACTGTTTCGGGGAAgacaaaaaagacagaaaagacaAAGAGACCTAAAGCACCCACTGGAACTCTCTCGATCAAATCGCCTCAAACAGTCAAACCCATAACACCACCCCACAAACCCTTCCTGGACCTGACTCCTCTACTTCCGGCAGAGGTCGAGGAGGAGGCTGAGGGACATGGAGAGATGAAAGTGAAGCAAGAACAGAAATCTGGTGCCAGTGACGTTTGCTCATCCACACCTAAGGCAGCAGAACCTACAGGAGAAGCTGGGCTGGACTATGAGCTCATCACCAAGCAGGAGGCCAGTGAATACGCCACGCCTCAGAAGGACTCAGAAGGATTCACTATGGTGGAATATCCACCAAGTCAGACAGACAACCAGTATGATGCAGTCGAGGCAGATTACGAGATTGTAGATGCTCCAATCTCCTAA